The following proteins are co-located in the Sporolactobacillus pectinivorans genome:
- a CDS encoding DRTGG domain-containing protein, with protein sequence METETKHDQILKYIQNLDTGSRISVRQTAKNLNVSEGTAYRAIKDAEIQGFVSTVERVGTIRIEKKQKQNIEKLTFDSVVKIVDGQVLGGKSGLSETLNHFVIGAMELNAMKRYIGPNDLMIAGNRDTVHRYALTEGAAVLITGGFEASDEIRSLADRLQLPVISTSYDTFTVAAKINRAIYDQLIKKEIVHVSDILIPLPKTHFLLGEDPPARWHELNRLTSHSRFPVVDKKMKVVGIVAMKDVMAHSEAGFIHEVMTPEPLTVSPTTSVAAAAHRMIWEGIECLPVVDGQKHLLGIITRRDVLKALQMVQQQPQMGETVEDLVSASLKDLSEDDRYAFSFSVSPQMTDYLGFLSYGIMTSMITAVGRRVLSHLKKGDLVADNLSFYFFKPVQIEQTVTVLPKVLEKTRRNGKLDIELFVDGQICGKALLTVQFIDRF encoded by the coding sequence GTGGAGACGGAAACAAAGCACGACCAGATCTTAAAATATATCCAGAATTTGGATACCGGCAGCAGAATTTCAGTCCGCCAGACGGCGAAAAATTTAAATGTCAGTGAAGGCACAGCTTACCGCGCAATTAAAGACGCTGAAATTCAGGGCTTCGTCAGTACCGTTGAACGCGTGGGCACGATCCGCATTGAAAAAAAGCAAAAACAGAATATAGAAAAACTGACCTTTGATTCCGTCGTTAAAATCGTGGATGGGCAGGTGCTCGGGGGAAAGAGTGGTCTGTCAGAAACACTGAACCATTTCGTGATCGGTGCCATGGAACTGAATGCGATGAAGAGGTATATAGGTCCTAATGATCTGATGATTGCGGGTAATCGGGATACCGTGCATCGCTATGCGTTGACTGAAGGCGCGGCGGTTCTGATTACAGGCGGTTTCGAAGCAAGTGATGAAATCCGCAGCCTTGCCGACCGTCTGCAGTTGCCGGTTATATCGACGTCATATGATACCTTTACGGTAGCAGCAAAAATAAACCGAGCAATATATGATCAACTGATCAAGAAAGAAATTGTCCATGTTTCCGATATACTGATTCCCCTGCCCAAGACACATTTTCTTCTGGGTGAAGATCCGCCCGCAAGATGGCATGAACTTAACCGGTTGACGTCGCACAGCAGATTTCCGGTTGTTGATAAAAAAATGAAAGTAGTCGGCATTGTGGCCATGAAAGATGTTATGGCGCATTCAGAGGCTGGGTTCATTCATGAGGTGATGACACCGGAACCACTAACAGTCAGCCCAACGACTTCAGTTGCTGCCGCTGCTCACCGCATGATTTGGGAAGGTATTGAATGTCTTCCGGTTGTTGATGGACAGAAACATTTGCTTGGCATTATCACCAGACGGGATGTTCTGAAGGCACTGCAGATGGTTCAGCAGCAGCCCCAGATGGGCGAAACAGTTGAGGATCTGGTTTCGGCAAGCCTAAAGGATTTGTCTGAGGACGATCGCTATGCCTTCAGTTTTTCTGTGTCGCCGCAGATGACGGATTATCTCGGCTTTCTTTCGTACGGAATTATGACGTCGATGATCACTGCTGTCGGAAGGCGTGTTCTGAGTCATTTAAAAAAAGGCGATCTGGTCGCGGACAACCTTTCCTTTTATTTCTTTAAACCCGTGCAGATTGAACAGACAGTGACCGTTCTGCCTAAAGTTCTGGAAAAGACGCGGCGCAATGGGAAACTTGATATAGAGTTATTTGTTGACGGTCAGATCTGTGGAAAAGCATTGCTGACTGTTCAGTTTATAGACAGGTTTTAG